In Roseofilum capinflatum BLCC-M114, one DNA window encodes the following:
- a CDS encoding PqqD family peptide modification chaperone: MGSNQTITLTQKLVRNPDILASNLEDELVMMNIESDSYYGTNPVGTRIWELLEQPLSVAELCGLLQEEFDVDARTCQQDVLPFIQKIIDEKLVRIIAE; the protein is encoded by the coding sequence ATGGGATCGAATCAAACCATTACTCTGACTCAAAAACTCGTTCGCAACCCAGATATTTTGGCCTCCAATCTGGAGGACGAACTGGTGATGATGAACATAGAGAGCGATAGCTACTACGGTACGAACCCAGTCGGCACGCGCATCTGGGAGCTACTGGAGCAACCTTTGAGTGTGGCCGAACTCTGCGGCCTGCTGCAAGAGGAGTTTGACGTAGACGCTCGAACCTGTCAGCAAGATGTGTTGCCTTTTATCCAGAAGATCATCGATGAAAAACTGGTTCGCATTATTGCAGAATAA
- a CDS encoding toxin-antitoxin system TumE family protein, whose translation MSIENYFQQIRVTIEGYPGVQSFEFFSQKRTEYEGFVRGNILFKDGSILHWREYVDIEYGIERDMYSYQYMDASKHLIFRYDNAEHHHKLNLANFPHHKHEGSEDNIVSANAPILEDVLREIEILLP comes from the coding sequence TTGTCGATTGAGAATTATTTTCAGCAAATTCGCGTCACAATTGAAGGATATCCCGGAGTGCAGTCGTTCGAGTTCTTTTCCCAAAAGCGGACTGAGTATGAGGGTTTTGTTCGTGGCAATATACTTTTTAAGGATGGCTCGATTCTCCACTGGCGCGAGTATGTAGATATTGAATACGGCATAGAGCGCGATATGTATTCGTACCAGTATATGGATGCTTCAAAACATCTGATTTTTCGCTATGATAATGCCGAACATCATCACAAGCTTAATTTAGCTAACTTTCCCCATCACAAGCATGAGGGTAGCGAGGATAATATCGTTTCTGCAAATGCTCCAATTTTGGAGGATGTGTTGAGGGAGATTGAAATACTGTTGCCATAG
- a CDS encoding lasso peptide biosynthesis B2 protein: MKNWFALLQNKAALFWQQPSHRKMAFLEAFLWLGLARGCVLLFPFRWIAPYLGGLNQETSEDGIQPAEQAVVEQIAWAIATSSRYTPWRSNCLAQAIAAKIMLRRRKIASTLYLGLKKNADKLEAHAWLRVGQEIITGGAIESQFKVISFFGS, encoded by the coding sequence ATGAAAAACTGGTTCGCATTATTGCAGAATAAAGCCGCTCTATTTTGGCAACAACCGAGCCACAGAAAAATGGCTTTCCTAGAAGCGTTTCTCTGGCTCGGTTTAGCGCGAGGCTGCGTGCTGCTTTTTCCTTTTCGGTGGATCGCGCCCTATTTGGGGGGTCTCAACCAAGAAACCTCAGAAGACGGCATTCAGCCAGCAGAACAGGCAGTAGTTGAGCAGATCGCTTGGGCGATCGCCACCAGCAGCCGCTATACCCCCTGGCGCAGCAACTGTTTGGCACAGGCGATCGCCGCTAAGATCATGTTGCGGCGGCGCAAGATTGCCAGCACCCTCTATCTGGGTCTGAAAAAAAATGCCGATAAACTCGAAGCCCATGCGTGGCTCAGAGTCGGCCAAGAAATTATCACTGGTGGCGCAATTGAATCTCAATTTAAGGTTATTTCTTTTTTCGGTAGCTAG
- a CDS encoding asparagine synthase-related protein, whose protein sequence is MSGIYGIFYKDGTAVTPETIEPMRRAMAAWGKDGQGSWCENSVGLGHLMLHSTPESLHEKLPIAHRQNPNWVMTADARIDNRQELLAALNVPPAEGRTMPDSILILLAYEKWGQDCVSRLIGEFAFALWDRKEQILFCGRDHMGFKPFYYYENDRSFIFASDIEGVLARSEVPHRPNEPLLAAYLQEDTYFPEKRQTFLADIVKLPPAHQLTVTAKSSQLTQYWSLNNVREVRLPSDEAYAEQLRELLLEAVQCRIRTPFPVGCHLSGGLDSSSVTAIAAQLLRQQGKTPTAYSWSPPPPATGECPDDERRLIQAVCQQEGIECQYIDLKVEDVVRTYMRDFSRDPAEMMFREQLVQKQAAQDDVRIMLSGWGGDEAITGHGWGFWSELFLRGRWRKLHREIRCLSQQEGANLLYALRLDARVAYKKVLLPLIPEAIWSWRYGRNSRSSCYPITCINPSFAQQHEDAVLSMRGPSLQESPGVQENQWRWLNNGHLTKRIEAWAVNGDRQGLLYSYPLLDRRILEFCLGTPPEQFVQQGCGRSLMRRAVEGILPAAVQWNRSKREAAAFAVLDRVWPAALPVLSDRLCRKEGDLPAAKYVDLNKLEEVISQTKEMKRDVEVLLITLACVNCFRI, encoded by the coding sequence TTGAGCGGAATCTACGGCATTTTTTATAAAGACGGTACAGCAGTCACCCCAGAGACCATCGAGCCGATGCGAAGAGCTATGGCAGCTTGGGGTAAAGATGGTCAAGGTTCTTGGTGTGAAAATTCCGTCGGGTTGGGTCATTTGATGTTACACTCCACTCCCGAATCTCTCCACGAAAAATTGCCTATTGCCCATCGGCAGAATCCCAATTGGGTGATGACCGCCGATGCCCGCATCGATAATCGGCAGGAACTATTGGCAGCGCTAAACGTGCCACCTGCCGAGGGTCGAACTATGCCCGACAGTATTCTAATTTTATTGGCTTACGAAAAATGGGGGCAAGACTGTGTAAGTCGGCTCATCGGCGAATTTGCTTTTGCCCTCTGGGATCGAAAAGAGCAGATCCTTTTTTGCGGTCGAGACCATATGGGCTTTAAGCCATTTTATTACTACGAAAACGATCGCAGCTTTATCTTTGCTTCCGATATTGAGGGGGTGCTGGCTCGCTCGGAGGTTCCGCACCGCCCCAACGAACCTTTACTAGCCGCTTATTTGCAGGAAGACACCTATTTTCCCGAAAAACGCCAGACGTTTTTGGCCGATATTGTCAAATTGCCGCCAGCTCATCAATTGACGGTGACGGCAAAGAGTAGCCAACTGACTCAATACTGGTCTCTCAATAATGTAAGAGAAGTGCGTCTTCCCTCGGATGAAGCTTATGCAGAGCAGTTGCGCGAGTTACTTTTGGAGGCGGTGCAGTGCCGCATTCGCACCCCTTTCCCGGTAGGCTGCCACCTCAGTGGTGGGTTAGATTCCTCTAGTGTAACGGCGATCGCCGCCCAATTGCTCCGCCAGCAAGGTAAAACCCCCACCGCCTATTCCTGGTCTCCGCCGCCCCCAGCTACAGGTGAATGCCCCGATGACGAGCGCCGGTTAATCCAGGCCGTTTGTCAGCAAGAAGGCATTGAATGCCAATATATCGACTTAAAGGTGGAGGATGTGGTCAGAACTTATATGCGAGACTTCAGCCGCGACCCAGCAGAGATGATGTTTCGCGAACAACTCGTCCAGAAGCAAGCCGCCCAAGATGACGTTCGCATCATGCTTTCGGGCTGGGGTGGAGACGAAGCGATTACGGGTCATGGTTGGGGCTTTTGGTCAGAGCTATTTTTGCGGGGACGTTGGAGGAAACTGCATCGAGAAATTCGTTGCTTGTCCCAACAGGAGGGCGCTAACCTATTATACGCTCTCAGATTAGATGCTCGTGTCGCCTACAAGAAAGTCTTACTGCCCCTGATTCCCGAAGCGATCTGGTCTTGGCGGTACGGCCGGAACAGTAGAAGCAGTTGCTACCCCATAACCTGCATCAATCCCAGCTTTGCCCAGCAGCATGAAGATGCCGTTTTGTCAATGCGTGGGCCCTCCTTGCAGGAGAGTCCGGGAGTTCAAGAAAATCAGTGGCGTTGGCTCAATAACGGGCATTTGACCAAACGAATTGAAGCCTGGGCAGTCAATGGCGATCGCCAGGGGCTGCTCTATTCTTACCCCCTACTCGACCGACGCATCCTGGAGTTTTGTCTTGGCACGCCCCCAGAGCAGTTCGTACAGCAGGGGTGCGGACGATCCTTGATGCGTAGAGCCGTTGAAGGTATATTGCCAGCCGCAGTACAATGGAACCGCTCTAAACGAGAAGCTGCTGCTTTTGCCGTCCTCGATCGCGTATGGCCGGCAGCTCTACCTGTTTTGAGCGATCGGCTTTGCCGGAAGGAGGGCGATCTTCCAGCAGCTAAATATGTAGACTTAAACAAGTTAGAGGAGGTGATATCCCAAACCAAAGAAATGAAACGGGATGTAGAAGTCCTGTTGATTACCCTAGCCTGCGTCAATTGCTTTAGAATTTAA